A DNA window from Dama dama isolate Ldn47 chromosome 19, ASM3311817v1, whole genome shotgun sequence contains the following coding sequences:
- the LOC133074096 gene encoding basic proline-rich protein-like, with product MALALKPGRGAGGGLSAQCEASSASRGGSKPMNKAPASSVPYTQVSIINLRIRGPPAPSEGCVARVTSPPTSSGRALTRTTSEQAEGPGSASKQPGGPRGGDAAPRPSPAPRPAAGGSPINPCPGSREAAAPAPQPSATFPSLAPASPPGPGPVGRPPARPPSFPPAPTPGGRPAGRPRAAAPPPKMAGPSLRPAGLGAGPGCRPQWGKPGRRAPGGAAAGHSPGRWRGARAVPSGESLPPASRRRRCAPAAASAASAAPAASLSAPGAPGSAVSEPQPPQVSLPGSRVRAAPGGAGVCVEAGEAAAPLPGKYRSPRTPSPAARRGPRGPARPAQAAAAAAPAPPARGVRSPEPDLGRDQQQRRQQSPRIPPPLSPPPPPPHSTGAFYYYSGGKRKGLKKNPTNKMATDRPGRYSNCQSKRKPPPPAADVLTSSSRHPRPQAGGRGHVKDKFGARYECQRRARDSLGGGERRGDGPAEGREGEEEDRAGGRVGAEAAARPVREHPPLPRPPGRTPARACRARADCGPGSARVPSCAPPPPPPAEPGASASRACSPARAGGPGLLTCIPGERAAGRARPRTQAALGPARVPPSPEKMPTEAAAAAAAAAAGGGGEEAASALQTSQEFRTLRPGSGMPLRPTPLLNPGGRSLQRPAPAFRNDGRSHHKHSRLFHGFQPPHSPSLSGRSLPSPSECPEN from the exons ATGGCGCTGGCGCTCAA accggggaggggggcggggggaggcctTTCCGCCCAGTGTGAAGCTTCTTCAGCCAGCCGCGGCGGATCTAAGCCTATGAATAAAGCTCCGGCGAGTTCTGTGCCATACACCCAGGTTTCGATTATTAATTTACGCATCCGCGGCCCTCCGGCACCCTCCGAGGGCTGTGTTGCGCGGGTCACCAGCCCTCCGACGTCGAGCGGCCGGGCTCTCACGCGCACAACTTCCGAGCAGGCCGAGGGCCCGGGCTCCGCGAGCAAGCAGCCCGGAGGGCCGCGCGGGGGGGACGCGGCTCCCCGACCTTCCCCGGCGCCTCGCCCGGCGGCCGGGGGCAGCCCCATCAACCCCT GCCCCGGCTCCCGGGAGGCCGCGGCCCCGGCCCCCCAGCCCTCCGCAACTTTCCCTTCGCTCGCGCCCGCCTCTCCTCCGGGACCGGGGCCTGTCGGGCGCCCTCCCGCCCGCCCGCCCTCTttcccccccgccccgaccccgGGCGGGCGGCCGGCCGGCCGGCCTCGGGCCGCGGCGCCTCCTCCTAAAATGGCAGGTCCCTCCCTCCGCCCGGCCGGCCTCGGCGCGGGCCCCGGCTGCAGGCCGCAGTGGGGGAAGCCGGGCCGCCGGGCGCCGGGCGGGGCCGCGGCCGGACACTCACCGGGACGATGGCGGGGCGCTCGCGCCGTTCCCTCCGGTGAGTCTCTGCCGCCGGcttcccgccgccgccgctgcgccCCCGCCGCGGCCTCCGCCGCCAGTGCCGCCCCGGCCGCCTCTCTCTCCGCCCCCGGCGCTCCCGGCTCCGCGGTCTCCGAGCCGCAGCCTCCTCAGGTCTCGCTGCCCGGCTCGCGGGTCCGAGCGGCGCCCGGTGGGGCGGGGGTGTGTGTGGAGGCCGGGGAGGCGGCAGCCCCCCTCCCCGGCAAATACCGCAGTCCCCGGACCCCGAGCCCCGCGGCGCGGCGGGGGCCgcgcggcccggcccggcccg CAcaagcggcggcggcggcggcgcccgcACCCCCCGCTCGGGGTGTCCGCTCTCCTGAGCCCGACTTGGGCCGCGATCAGCAGCAGCGACGGCAGCAGTCTCCCCGGATCCCCCCGCCGCTCTCGCCGCCGCCACCCCCGCCTCACTCCACTGgggctttttattattattcggGCGGGAAGcgaaagggtttaaaaaaaaacccaaccaacAAAATGGCGACGGACCGACCCGGTCGCTATAGCAACTGTCAATCAAAACGCAAACCGCCCCCCCCGGCGGCTGACGTGCTGACGTCCTCCTCCCGCCACCCCCGGCCCCAAGCCGGGGGGCGGG GTCACGTGAAGGATAAATTCGGAGCTCGCTACGAGTGTCAGAGGAGGGCGCGTGATTCGCTCGGGGGAGGGGAGCGGAGGGGAGACGGCCCGgctgaggggagggaaggggaagaggaagacAGGGCAGGCGGGCGGGTGGGGGCCGAGGCGGCGGCCCGGCCTGTGCGCGAGCACCCGCCGCTTCCCCGGCCACCCGGCCGCACCCCGGCCCGCGCGTGCCGCGCCCGCGCTGACTGCGGTCCCGGGAGCGCGCGCGTCCCGTCctgcgcgccgccgccgccgccgcccgcggaGCCCGGCGCTTCCGCGTCGCGCGCGTGCAGCCCCGCCCGcgccggg GGGCCGGGGCTGCTCACCTGCATCCCCGGGGAGCGCGCCGCCGGCCGCGCCCGCCCGCGGACTCAGGCTGCGCTTGGACCGGCCCGCGTGCCCCCCTCGCCGGAAAAGATGCCCACGgaggctgcggcggcggcggcggcggcggcggcgggggggggTGGAGAAGAGGCCGCCTCCGCGCTTCAGACATCTCAGGAATTCCGGACGCTTCGCCCGGGTTCCGGGATGCCCCTGCGGCCGACGCCTCTCTTAAACCCTGGCGGTCGATCTTTGCAGCGGCCGGCGCCGGCTTTCAGAAATGACGGACGGAGCCATCATAAGCACTCCAGGCTTTTCCACGGATTTCAACCCCCCCATTCCCCATCCCTTTCGGGGCGCAGCCTTCCTTCCCCATCGGAATGCCCCGAAAATTGA